Proteins encoded together in one Salmo trutta chromosome 3, fSalTru1.1, whole genome shotgun sequence window:
- the lta gene encoding lymphotoxin-alpha: MKSQQHTSRYLLLHVWCGFLTVAMGIMVAVLTTVKINSPDKSHLPESKEENQHPTNGSFLAQLNSSKAPHLSYIQLTMGKLSWENDHNVPVCGSCSLVLRDNSVYVTSEGFYYFYVQVTFTRRTGREEKRKVTLFKNGIQNKTLQRRLCEAVYHGEKEGTVFMSRMVKLQQGNSLSLEISKNNSFRYGEENTYWGAYQLPPY; the protein is encoded by the exons ATGAAGAGCCAACAGCACACCTCCAGATACCTGCTGCTACATGTGTGGTGCGGGTTTCTCACAGTCGCTATGGGGATTATGGTCGCAGTTCTCACAACAGTGAAAATAAACTCACCTGACAAG AGTCATTTACCTGAATCAAAGGAGGAAAACCAGCACCCTACAA ACGGCAGTTTTTTGGCTCAATTGAATTCATCAAAGG CTCCCCATCTCTCCTATATCCAGCTGACCATGG GAAAGTTATCTTGGGAGAATGACCATAATGTCCCCGTCTGTGGCTCTTGCTCCCTCGTCCTCCGTGACAACTCTGTCTACGTCACATCTGAAggcttctactacttctatgtcCAGGTCACCTTCACTAGGCGCACCGGgcgagaggagaagaggaaggtgACTCTGTTCAAAAATGGCATTCAAAATAAGACACtccagaggagactgtgtgaagcCGTGTATCACGGAGAGAAAGAGGGCACTGTATTCATGTCCAGGATGGTTAAGCTCCAACAAGGTAACAGTCTCAGCCTTGAGATATCCAAGAATAATAGTTTTAGGTATGGGGAAGAGAATACCTACTGGGGGGCATATCAGCTCCCCCCATATTGA